One region of Scomber scombrus chromosome 10, fScoSco1.1, whole genome shotgun sequence genomic DNA includes:
- the sephs3 gene encoding selenide, water dikinase 3, translating into MSGSTSPPPPAEAVGTEGCLFPGYKPFKPEEHGLERGFRLTAFSDLKGUGCKVPQEALLKLLAGLEQDRADGTGKAGDQVSDFGQQLPGPRLGIGMDCCVIPLRHGGLSLAQTTDFFYPLVEDPYMMGRIACANVLSDLYAMGITECDNMLMLLSVSQKMNDKDRERVMPLIIRGFRDAAEEGGTSVTGGQTVVNPWIIVGGVASVVCQPNEFIMPDGAVPGDVLVLTKPLGTQVAVNAHQWLDQPERWNKIKLVVTKEEVKEAYQEAMFSMATLNRTAAGLMHKFQAHAATDVTGFGLLGHANNLAAQQRNEVAFVIHNLPIIAKMTAISKACGNAFNLVQGSSAETSGGLLVCLPREQAAKFCSEMKSQSSGSGGQGAAGGAWIIGIVEKGDRRARIIDKPRIIEVPPRGSQAANQDNSSSSPAPGPTLS; encoded by the exons ATGTCGGGCTCAACCTCCCCGCCTCCCCCGGCGGAGGCTGTGGGAACCGAGGGCTGTTTGTTCCCCGGATACAAGCCTTTCAAACCCGAGGAGCACGGCCTGGAGCGCGGGTTCCGTCTCACAGCCTTCTCGGACCTAAAGGGATGAGGCTGCAAGGTCCCGCAGGAGGCTCTGCTCAAACTCCTGGCGGGACTGGAGCAGGACCGGGCCGACGGGACAGGCAAGGCCGGAGACCAAGTGTCAGACTTCGGCCAGCAGCTGCCCGGCCCTCGGCTCG gtATAGGAATGGACTGCTGTGTGATTCCTCTGAGACATGGAGGACTCTCACTGGCCCAGACCACAGATTTCTTCTACCCTCTGGTGGAGGATCCATATATGATG gGAAGGATAGCATGTGCTAACGTCCTCAGTGATCTTTACGCCATGGGCATCACAGAGTGTGACAACATGCTGATGCTGCTGAGTGTCAGCCAGAAGATGAACGACAAG GACCGTGAGCGTGTGATGCCGCTGATCATTCGAGGCTTTCGTGACGCGGCGGAGGAGGGCGGGACCTCAGTGACGGGCGGCCAGACGGTGGTCAACCCCTGGATCATCGTAGGAGGAGTAGCGTCAGTCGTCTGCCAACCTAACGAGTTTATCAT gcCAGACGGTGCGGTCCCAGGCGACGTCTTGGTTCTAACGAAACCTCTGGGAACGCAGGTGGCTGTCAACGCTCACCAGTGGCTGGATCAG CCTGAGAGGTGGAACAAGATCAAACTCGTTGTCACCAAAGAGGAAGTTAAAGAGGCCTATCAGGAAGCCATGTTCTCCATGGCAACGCTCAATCGCACAG CGGCAGGCCTAATGCACAAGTTCCAGGCCCACGCAGCCACAGACGTGACGGGTTTCGGGTTGCTGGGGCACGCCAACAACCTGGCAGCACAGCAACGCAACGAGGTGGCCTTCGTCATCCACAACCTACCAATCATAGCCAAGATGACCGCCATCAGTAAAGCCTGTGGGAACGCATTCAACCTGGTTCAGGGCTCATCGGCTGAGACATCTG gcgGGCTCCTGGTCTGTCTTCCCAGAGAGCAGGCGGCCAAGTTTTGCTCCGAGATGAAGAGCCAGAGCTCGGGGTCGGGGGGCCAGGGGGCAGCGGGCGGGGCGTGGATCATCGGCATCGTCGAGAAAGGCGACCGCCGCGCCCGCATCATCGACAAACCCCGCATCATCGAGGTCCCGCCGCGAGGAAGCCAAGCGGCAAACCAGGACAACAGCTCCAGCAGCCCCGCTCCAGGACCCACTCTGTCATAG